From one Bacteroidales bacterium genomic stretch:
- a CDS encoding carboxypeptidase regulatory-like domain-containing protein, whose translation MKKYLSIFVLFLFAAPLLWAQYSSNPAENLRLSTTAGEQALPKAAVCPDGSMYVSWFSSEDGNYNVRLQLLDANGNQLWASGGLLVSDQPQMTWLTDYSLTADQAGYAVVVFQDVRNTNNNVVAYRVSPAGEMMWGDDGLMLSDSDAFDVNPQVCATEAGNIVFAWPSQGATNVVMMQKVSPAGDLLWGDGITLTATGISYTFPFLHPADGDHVFLIWHKETGPFWAANRGLYAQKLNTDGSFMWPDDVEVFPPIGSGAVITLDFCPDDAGGIVFTKYGNDQGTHFNCWVQHITAAGTLTMPVDNYVSTSMDRLHMYPSPAFLPQTQEVIFYFIEQDLNQNQRGLYAQKFDLQGIRQWTDEGKMLLPLSDNDYSLPMASSYQDKAICVYGAAVFGNSLDEKVQAVMLHSDGSYVWNDHFIDMCTVQSGKSHAVLSTMHNNQWVAVWEESRGGNTDIYAQNIHPDGALGIVGTMGKIQGFVRDAATNIAITEATITAVNADDETITIATPFGAHYSMMLTEAVYDLTCEADGYLTTAAENIIVEEGSNVNHDFYLQPLTELTGLRSDAKIKVQWFPNPFGNMLTLQVPDDVVGSCSVTISDAFGRTVYATTVVDASGAFVIDTRTFGSGLYFYTIQTQLQTNHGLLIKN comes from the coding sequence ATGAAAAAGTATTTATCCATTTTCGTTCTTTTCCTTTTTGCAGCCCCGCTCCTCTGGGCTCAATATTCTTCTAATCCCGCTGAAAACCTTCGCTTGAGCACTACTGCCGGCGAGCAGGCATTGCCCAAGGCGGCTGTGTGCCCCGACGGCAGCATGTATGTTTCCTGGTTTTCGTCGGAAGACGGTAATTACAACGTGCGCTTACAACTACTTGATGCCAACGGAAATCAATTGTGGGCCTCGGGCGGATTGCTCGTTAGCGACCAGCCACAGATGACGTGGCTCACCGACTATTCGCTTACTGCCGATCAGGCGGGCTATGCCGTGGTAGTATTTCAGGATGTTCGTAATACCAACAACAACGTGGTGGCTTACCGTGTGTCGCCGGCGGGCGAAATGATGTGGGGCGACGACGGCCTGATGCTTTCTGACAGCGATGCATTCGACGTAAACCCGCAAGTGTGCGCCACCGAAGCCGGTAATATTGTATTTGCCTGGCCAAGTCAGGGCGCCACCAATGTGGTGATGATGCAAAAAGTTTCGCCAGCGGGCGATTTGCTCTGGGGCGATGGCATCACGCTGACAGCCACCGGAATTTCCTATACTTTTCCGTTTTTGCATCCTGCCGATGGCGACCATGTATTCCTGATCTGGCACAAAGAAACAGGTCCCTTCTGGGCGGCCAACCGTGGACTCTATGCACAAAAGCTCAACACCGACGGCTCTTTTATGTGGCCCGATGATGTGGAAGTTTTCCCACCGATAGGATCCGGCGCCGTAATCACACTCGATTTTTGTCCGGATGACGCCGGCGGCATTGTTTTTACCAAATACGGCAACGACCAAGGGACGCATTTCAACTGCTGGGTGCAGCATATCACGGCTGCCGGCACGCTCACCATGCCCGTCGACAACTATGTTTCCACTTCCATGGACAGACTGCACATGTATCCCTCTCCGGCTTTTTTGCCACAGACGCAGGAAGTGATTTTCTATTTCATTGAACAGGATCTCAACCAAAACCAGCGTGGCCTGTATGCCCAAAAATTCGATCTGCAGGGCATCCGCCAATGGACTGACGAAGGAAAGATGCTTTTGCCGCTGTCTGACAACGACTACTCCTTGCCAATGGCTTCCAGCTATCAGGACAAAGCGATCTGCGTTTACGGCGCTGCCGTTTTTGGAAATTCCCTCGACGAAAAAGTGCAGGCGGTGATGCTTCACAGCGATGGCTCGTATGTGTGGAATGATCATTTTATAGATATGTGCACGGTACAAAGTGGCAAATCACACGCGGTACTTTCGACCATGCACAACAACCAATGGGTGGCTGTGTGGGAAGAAAGCCGTGGCGGAAATACCGACATTTATGCACAGAACATCCATCCCGACGGCGCGCTCGGCATCGTTGGCACAATGGGAAAAATTCAGGGCTTTGTGCGGGATGCAGCTACCAACATTGCTATTACCGAAGCTACCATTACTGCCGTTAATGCCGACGATGAAACCATTACCATTGCTACTCCGTTTGGCGCTCATTACAGCATGATGCTCACGGAAGCTGTTTACGATCTTACCTGTGAAGCTGATGGCTATCTTACCACGGCCGCTGAGAATATTATTGTGGAAGAAGGGTCGAATGTCAACCACGATTTTTATCTGCAACCGCTAACAGAACTTACAGGTTTGAGGTCGGATGCCAAAATAAAAGTACAATGGTTTCCCAACCCATTCGGTAATATGCTAACTTTGCAGGTGCCTGATGATGTAGTTGGAAGTTGTTCTGTAACCATAAGCGATGCTTTTGGCCGCACGGTTTACGCAACCACAGTTGTTGATGCATCAGGCGCATTTGTGATTGACACACGAACTTTTGGTTCAGGACTTTATTTTTATACTATACAAACACAACTACAAACAAATCACGGTTTATTAATCAAAAACTAA
- a CDS encoding pyridoxine 5'-phosphate synthase, which produces MIKLSVNINKIATLRNARGGNIPDVIKAAIDCERFGAQGITVHPRPDERHIRYQDVRDLKPLLTTEFNIEGYPSRVFIDLVLEAAPAQVTLVPDPPDAITSNAGWDTIKNQSFLTEVVAEFKRNGIRTSLFVETDPSIIENAKKTGADRVELYTEQYATDFPKNAEAAVRPFVEAARVAAANSLGLNAGHDLSLDNLRYFAHSVPGLLEVSIGHALISDALYLGLENTIQLYLRQLR; this is translated from the coding sequence ATGATAAAGCTAAGCGTCAACATCAACAAAATCGCTACTTTGCGCAATGCCCGTGGTGGCAACATTCCCGATGTCATCAAAGCGGCCATCGACTGTGAACGATTTGGCGCGCAGGGCATCACGGTGCACCCACGCCCCGACGAGCGGCACATCCGTTACCAGGATGTCCGCGATCTGAAGCCGTTGCTCACCACCGAGTTCAATATCGAAGGCTATCCATCACGGGTCTTTATCGATCTTGTGCTGGAAGCTGCTCCGGCGCAGGTAACGCTGGTGCCCGATCCGCCGGATGCCATTACCAGCAACGCCGGCTGGGACACCATTAAAAACCAAAGCTTTCTTACGGAGGTTGTTGCCGAATTTAAACGCAACGGGATTCGCACTTCGTTATTTGTCGAAACGGATCCAAGCATAATCGAAAATGCGAAGAAAACCGGTGCCGATCGTGTGGAGTTATACACCGAGCAATATGCCACCGACTTTCCCAAAAACGCCGAAGCTGCCGTGCGACCTTTTGTTGAAGCGGCAAGGGTAGCTGCTGCAAATAGCCTGGGATTGAATGCCGGCCACGATCTGAGCCTCGACAATCTGCGTTACTTTGCCCACAGCGTGCCCGGCCTGCTCGAAGTTTCCATTGGCCATGCCCTTATTTCCGATGCGCTTTATCTGGGATTGGAAAACACCATCCAGCTTTATCTGCGGCAGTTGCGGTAG
- a CDS encoding UPF0175 family protein — MKTLTLQIPETVDENKFKMHLAAFLFEKGILSSGQAAKVAGISKREFIETIGQYGVSVFGETIEDLEKIVDE; from the coding sequence ATGAAAACGTTAACACTACAAATACCAGAAACAGTTGATGAGAATAAATTCAAGATGCACCTTGCTGCTTTTCTTTTTGAAAAAGGTATTTTATCATCAGGGCAGGCCGCTAAAGTTGCTGGCATTTCAAAAAGAGAATTTATCGAAACAATTGGTCAATACGGCGTATCAGTATTTGGAGAAACCATTGAGGATTTAGAAAAGATTGTTGATGAGTAG
- a CDS encoding DUF3368 domain-containing protein, translating into MSRIIISDTSCLIALAKIGELDLLKDLFHEIIITKSVDEEYGEPLPDWILITDVKNRSKQIELEKRLDRGEASSIALALEIENSTLIIDEIKGRKIAEALQIDIIGTIGIILLANKRGLISNPLDLIHLLVKNGFRVSDKLLKMILERYGSR; encoded by the coding sequence ATGAGTAGAATTATTATTTCAGATACAAGCTGTTTAATTGCATTGGCAAAGATTGGTGAACTTGATCTTTTAAAGGATTTATTTCATGAGATTATTATTACAAAAAGTGTTGACGAGGAATATGGAGAGCCGCTGCCTGATTGGATTTTAATAACTGATGTTAAGAATAGAAGTAAACAAATTGAGTTGGAGAAACGCCTTGATCGTGGAGAAGCCAGTTCTATTGCTTTAGCTCTTGAGATAGAAAATTCAACCTTGATAATTGACGAAATAAAAGGTAGAAAGATTGCAGAAGCATTACAGATTGACATAATTGGAACCATTGGTATCATACTGCTTGCAAATAAGCGAGGCTTGATATCAAATCCATTAGACTTGATTCATTTGCTGGTTAAAAATGGATTTAGAGTGTCGGATAAATTACTTAAAATGATACTCGAAAGATATGGTTCACGTTAA
- a CDS encoding T9SS type A sorting domain-containing protein, translating to MSSMFSVAYDLLDKSGEVFSGYFVDELIINILNSQPKNFKIMKKYFILPLLLLTISFQVNLCAQSFEPLWNVSFTQKGDRSETEILHTDFYNNVFVNVNYQDSIFLPDTLFAHPSAGNIAHNAAIAKFDPDGNCLFALDLFTDSASFYWIDPAMTTDRDNNIYLACPFANWMSIQDSVIRDEETGPLVFHRRDLAIIKLSSDLNIEYIKLISGNTDDLCAGMYVGNDGYLYLNTTHTSWAYETDTVRYFGQDSVISSNTVLSSILKMDKTTGDLIWRESFYGDSYTNNQKNDSVAMDSDRYLNVDKRNFISVDGDRFVVYGRTRTNLIISNDTIMHPDPGQGFVKDRSFVLTFDSAGYTHTGKIFEWKMIMRDLVIDEKGQFYFSAAVRDTMIIGNDTLFYDENNPQTILTMFNENWESLWYIPFYGYVYFSLDAYEDTLYFACGMQGTVTIFDTTMVYAYPRTAFGQISPQGEISNFYIPYSSRSLQPENFMLDNCKQILFSANFEGTLKLENDTLHSYMGWIADGLLLKMQRHPPAQFSFGPDETVCDSTILNGPEGYAYYYWNNELSDKSWYSVTEPGTYTLSAADDYGCWQYDTITIDIQPGFTIDLGADTAIALHDTLTLTLPDIYEHYLWSTGDTSNAIRIIGGELGPGEWNIWVQVNHGVCSHSDSVQVTVVSSVFELENLDVKAFPNPVRDKLYIESKSGLQTVELINLTGEVVYRSILHSPFENHHCIEMGSLKKGIYLLKINSGETVAIGRIIKM from the coding sequence ATGAGCAGCATGTTTTCAGTAGCTTATGATTTATTGGACAAGTCGGGTGAAGTGTTTTCCGGGTATTTTGTGGATGAGTTAATTATTAATATTTTGAATAGTCAACCCAAAAATTTCAAAATCATGAAAAAGTATTTTATCTTACCTTTGCTTCTTTTAACGATTAGCTTCCAGGTTAACCTCTGTGCCCAAAGTTTCGAGCCTCTGTGGAATGTGTCCTTTACTCAAAAAGGGGATCGCAGTGAGACAGAAATTCTTCACACCGATTTTTACAATAATGTTTTTGTAAATGTCAATTATCAGGATTCCATTTTCTTGCCCGACACCTTATTTGCGCACCCTTCCGCCGGAAATATTGCGCACAATGCAGCCATTGCCAAATTCGACCCCGATGGGAATTGTTTGTTTGCGCTTGACCTGTTTACAGATTCGGCCAGTTTCTATTGGATTGATCCGGCAATGACAACCGATCGCGACAATAATATCTATCTCGCCTGTCCATTCGCTAACTGGATGAGCATTCAGGATAGTGTAATTCGGGATGAAGAAACCGGGCCGCTCGTATTTCACAGGCGGGATCTCGCAATAATCAAACTTTCTTCTGATTTAAATATTGAATACATCAAACTCATTTCCGGTAATACCGATGACTTGTGCGCCGGAATGTATGTAGGCAACGACGGATATCTTTATCTAAACACCACCCATACATCGTGGGCTTACGAAACCGATACCGTGCGATATTTTGGACAGGATTCGGTAATCTCTTCCAATACGGTTTTATCGTCCATTCTCAAAATGGACAAAACCACGGGAGACCTCATTTGGAGGGAATCATTTTACGGCGATTCTTACACAAATAATCAAAAGAATGATTCGGTAGCAATGGATAGCGATAGATACCTTAATGTGGATAAGAGAAATTTTATTTCGGTAGATGGCGACAGGTTTGTAGTGTATGGAAGAACCAGAACAAATCTCATTATTTCAAATGACACCATTATGCATCCCGATCCCGGACAAGGATTTGTTAAAGACCGTTCATTCGTACTTACATTCGATTCAGCCGGTTACACGCATACAGGGAAAATATTCGAATGGAAAATGATAATGAGAGATTTAGTTATCGATGAAAAGGGTCAATTCTATTTCTCAGCAGCTGTGAGAGATACCATGATTATTGGTAATGATACGCTTTTCTATGACGAAAATAACCCACAGACTATCCTGACTATGTTTAACGAAAATTGGGAGTCGTTGTGGTACATTCCTTTTTATGGATATGTGTATTTCTCTCTGGACGCTTACGAGGATACCTTGTACTTCGCATGTGGGATGCAAGGTACTGTCACAATTTTCGATACTACCATGGTGTATGCTTATCCCCGCACAGCGTTTGGACAGATTTCGCCTCAAGGAGAGATTAGCAATTTTTATATTCCCTATAGTTCAAGGTCTCTGCAGCCTGAAAATTTCATGTTGGATAATTGTAAACAAATCCTGTTTTCGGCAAATTTCGAGGGTACATTAAAACTTGAAAACGACACCCTTCATTCCTATATGGGATGGATAGCGGACGGCTTGCTGCTGAAAATGCAACGGCATCCACCCGCGCAGTTTAGCTTTGGCCCGGATGAAACCGTTTGCGACAGCACAATTTTGAATGGGCCGGAAGGATATGCATATTACTATTGGAATAACGAGCTATCCGATAAAAGCTGGTATAGCGTTACGGAGCCTGGCACCTATACACTTTCGGCTGCTGACGATTACGGATGCTGGCAATACGATACCATAACCATCGACATCCAGCCGGGATTTACAATCGACCTGGGAGCCGACACGGCCATTGCACTTCACGATACGCTTACCCTGACGCTGCCGGATATTTATGAACACTACCTCTGGTCAACCGGCGACACATCCAATGCGATCCGGATTATCGGTGGGGAATTGGGACCTGGCGAATGGAACATCTGGGTGCAGGTGAATCATGGTGTTTGTTCGCACAGCGACTCTGTTCAGGTTACGGTGGTGAGTAGCGTATTTGAGCTAGAAAATTTGGATGTTAAAGCATTTCCCAATCCAGTGCGTGATAAATTGTACATCGAAAGTAAATCCGGCTTGCAAACCGTGGAACTCATAAACCTTACCGGTGAGGTGGTATATCGCTCGATCCTGCATTCTCCTTTTGAAAACCATCACTGCATAGAAATGGGTTCATTGAAAAAAGGTATTTATCTTTTAAAAATTAACAGCGGAGAAACCGTTGCCATTGGAAGAATAATCAAAATGTGA
- a CDS encoding AIR synthase-related protein — MINNPAATSKVSMRFDTNKLPVFGEVLNLIEMGVIPGAAFRNKEFAGSHCHFNASIDYNHEMLFFDAQTSGGLLMCVAPEKVDVAPEALHQEGYPHAAMIGEVINKEEDTLLME; from the coding sequence ATAATCAATAATCCTGCTGCGACATCCAAAGTTTCGATGCGTTTCGACACCAACAAATTACCCGTATTCGGTGAAGTGCTGAATTTGATAGAAATGGGTGTAATTCCCGGCGCCGCTTTCCGCAACAAGGAATTTGCCGGCAGCCATTGCCACTTCAATGCTTCCATCGATTACAACCACGAAATGTTGTTTTTCGATGCACAAACTTCCGGCGGCCTGTTGATGTGCGTGGCACCGGAAAAGGTGGATGTTGCGCCAGAAGCATTACATCAGGAAGGTTATCCTCATGCTGCCATGATTGGAGAAGTGATTAATAAAGAAGAAGATACGCTACTGATGGAGTGA